Genomic window (Aureibacillus halotolerans):
TTTAGAGGAACAAAACGCTATTGAGAACGGCGATCGCCACCTGGTAAGTCTCAACTACACCTTCCTGGACAAGTTGGAAGAGTATCAGATGGCTAAAGCTGGCTCGAAGGGAGGTGAGGCGAATGGGGAAGGAAATCCGGAAAATAACAACACAGATTGAGCTGAGGGCTGAGGATGAAGATAAAGATGGTGTCATTGAAGGCTATGCGCTGAAATTCGAGCGCTGGTCAGAGGAATTAGGGTTCTTCGTCCGATTTAAAGAGATTATCGACAAAAATGCTCTAAATGAAGCGGATATGCGAGATGTGTTGGCACTATTTAACCACAACGACAACTATCCACTGGCTCGTAACACGGTAAGCGGAGATGGTCCAGGAGCGTTGCAATTGGACGTTGACGGCATCGGTCTCAAATTTAGGTTTGTACCGACCGCAACGAGTTACGGCAACGACCTAAAAGAGAGTGTCCGCGCTGGAGTTATCGGAAAATGTAGCTTTGCATTTGAGATTGATCCGGAAGATCCCGGTGCGGAGGAAATCACCTACGATGAGGCAGAGGACATGTACAAAAGGCGCATCCTCAAGTTTAAACGGATCCATGACATTAGTTTAGTCACCAGTCCAGCTTACGAGGATACAGAAGCCGTACTCTCTGCGCGCAGTAAACAAAAAATGGATGAGCTAAAAACACCACAACGAAGTGCCGAGCTAGAAAAACTAAAATTACAAAACGAGCTAATGGACCTCACAACTGTGTAGGTCTATTTTTATGCTCAAAATGGAGGATTTAAAATGACGAAAAAAGAACGCGAACTACGAGCGCAACTGCAAGAAATGAAAAAAGCAGCAGATAAATTGATTGAGGACGGAAAAACAGAAGAAGCGCGTTCCAAGATGGATGAGATGAAAGGTGTTAGAAGCCAAATTGAATTGTTGGTTGAGGCGCGTAGTTTCGAAATGCCATCAGTTAAAGGCGAAAACTATGTGCCAGAACTAGAACGAAAAGACCCTGATCCAAAAGACGAAAAACGATCTGATGAGAAGTATCAAGAGGAGTATAGACGTGTTTTCCTGATTGGATTGCGCGGACAAAAGTTATCTTCTGATGATCGTAGCATCTTGGAAAGCACAGAAAACCGTGCCATGTCTGGAGACACAGGTGAGGACGGCGGATTGATCGTACCTCAAGATATCTCCACACAGATCAATGAGCTAAAACGTCAATGGAATCCGTTGGAACAGTATGTACGCGTGGAAAATGTGGCGACCCGAAGCGGATCTCGTGTATTTGAAGCTAATAGTGATTTGACGCCTTTTGAAGTCTTGGAAGAGATGGGGCAAACTCCCGAGATCCAAAACCCTAAATTTAGCTCACTGAACTACGCTATCAAGGATTATGGTGGTATTTTGCCACTTCCGAACAGCTTCAAGGCAGATACAGACCAAAATATTATGGCGTATATTGCCCGTTGGTTTGCTAAAAAGTCCGTTGTCACTCGTAATAGCTTAATCCTGGCACTAGCAAACACACTTGCTAAGAAAGATCTTAAAGATGTTAATGCGATTAAAACTGTGCTTAATGTGGGGCTTGACCCAGCAATTAAGATTAACTCTATTTTTATTACCAACCAAGATGGCTTCAACTTCCTGGACAGCTTGATGGACGGGAATGGACGTCCTTTGCTTCAGCCTGATCCTACTTCAGCAACGAACCAACTTTTGTTTGGTAAACAAGTTGTTGTCATCAGTAACCGATTTTTACAGACTACTGGCACAACAACTAAAAAAGCACCTCTCATCATTGGTGATCTTAACGAAACTATTACATTGTTTGACCGCCAACAACAATCCATCGCATCTACGGATGTTGGTGCAGGAGCGTTTGAAACCAACAGCACTAAAGTCCGCGGTATCGAGCGTGAGGACGTTCGTATCTTTGACAATGAGGCGGCTGTTTTTGGTCAGCTCACGATCACAACTGGCACTGGTGCCTAATGCTAGATGACGTTAAAAGTTATCTCAAAGTAGAGTGGGAGGATGAGGATGTTTTACTGTCCTCCCTTATTACTGCTGCCGATCAATATGTACAAAACGCCGTTGGTGTGATCGCTAATGATGAGCTGTACAAGCTCGCTATTAAATTCTTGGTCGCGCATTGGTTCGAAAACCGTGAAGTCGTTGGCAAGGTCAACAACATGCCTCATGCGCTTGATGCAGTCTTGACACAATTACAATATTGTCGAGGTGTTGTCGATGAACCCGGGCAAACTTGATCGACGCTTAGAGATTTTAGAGTTTAAAAGAACTGTAGATGAAGAGGGCTTTCCAACTGATGAGTGGGTGCCGACGCGAAAGATCTGGGCAAGCCGAGAGACGTTATCAGGAAGAGCTTATTTTGAGGCGTCAGCGGCTCAATCAGAGGTGTCAGAGCAATTTACAGTCAGATATGGAAATAAGCTCACAGATGACGAAAAGCGTGTCCGTTGTGGTGGTGAAGCGTTCGTAGTTGAAGCTTTTCTACCGGATCCAATGGGTGACAGGTCGGAATCTCACATCTTAGTCAAGGTGGTGAGCGAATGAGCGGTATGGAGATGCAAGGAATGGAACAGCTTCTTGCTCGTCTGCAAAAGCTAGGTGGCAACGTTGAAAAAGCCGAGAACAGAGCACTTAAAGCCGGAGGTGAAGTGGTTGCCGAACTTGCGAGGAGCAAAGTCAATCGATCAGACAAAGAGCAGGTCCACATTGCTGACAACATTAAAGTTAGTGGCGTTAAAGGTGTGGAGGCTGGTGATAAACATGTGGACATCGGACCTGGCAAAGAAACCGCGTGGCGAGCAAAATTCTTGGAGATTGGAACTAGCAAGATGCCAGCCTATCCATTTATGGGTCCATCGTCCGACGAGGGACAGAAACCTGCACGAACCGCCATGAGCGCCGAAATTGCTAAAGCGGTGAGCAAGCTATGATCAATAAGAAAACGGAAATGAGCAAAGCACTTCGAGCGAACGAGGTGCTTTTTAATTTGGTTGACGGTCGCATTTTTGCAGCAAGTGAGCTACATGACTACCCATCTGTAACCTACTTTGAGGTAACCAACTTTGACAGCCAGTACAGCGAGGATGCGCCTTATGCGTCTGACATCACGATGCAAGTCGATGTGTGGTCAGAGGGATCCACAACAGACATAGCTGTACAGGTCGACAAGACAATGAAGCAATTAGGTTTCTTTAGATCCTCAGCATCAGATTTATACGAAGAAGATACGCGCATCTACCATAAGGCGATGCGCTACAAAATAAGGGAGGCTTTTTAAATGGCTGCACGAATTGGATTAAAAGATTTTCATACAGCACTTGTGACAAGCGATGACGCAACGGGAACGGTGTACGAGACACCAGAGTTCTTGAGCAAAGCGATTAGTGCCACGATTACACCAACAACAAACACGGCTACTCTTTATGCAGAGGATTCCGCAGCAGAAACCGCAACATCTTTGGGGCCCGTAAACGTTGTGGTCAATGTACGCGATCTGACAACAGCACAACAAGCACGTTTGCTAGGGCACCGAATTACATCAGATGGTGTGTTGGCAAGTAACAAGGGTGACTTGGCACCTGAATTAGCGCTAGGATTCCGAGCAGAAAAATCGGACGGGTCTTATCGATATGTGTGGTTGTTAAAAGGACGTTTTGCATTGTCAGAGGATAGCTACCAAACCAAAGAAGAAACACCAACCTTCCAGACAGCGACCATTAATGCAACGTTCCTCCCACGAGAGAGTGACGGTGAGTGGAGATTTCTGGCAGATGATAATGACGAAGGCTTTGCTGGTGGCGCCGCATGGTTTGAATCGGTGTATGAAGAAACAGCCCCAAACCCGTAAGGGCTTCCGCGTTTTTATCACCATGGCAATACGTCGTGGTAGGACAGCAGAAGCCGAAATAAAAAAACACAGGAGGGCTTCGGCTCTCCTTTTTGAGGTGTAAATATGGCTCAATATAGAAACGGAGTGCTAATGCAGGAAGTGCTTTTACCAGGCAATGTGCCTGTGTGGATCGCTGTACCTCAGCACCAGGGCATTGATGGCGAACAGGTGCAGACGGGCGCAAATAATCCGATGCCTGTAACAATGGCTGGTGGCATCGGGC
Coding sequences:
- a CDS encoding phage head closure protein → MNPGKLDRRLEILEFKRTVDEEGFPTDEWVPTRKIWASRETLSGRAYFEASAAQSEVSEQFTVRYGNKLTDDEKRVRCGGEAFVVEAFLPDPMGDRSESHILVKVVSE
- a CDS encoding head-tail connector protein gives rise to the protein MLDDVKSYLKVEWEDEDVLLSSLITAADQYVQNAVGVIANDELYKLAIKFLVAHWFENREVVGKVNNMPHALDAVLTQLQYCRGVVDEPGQT
- a CDS encoding major tail protein, whose product is MAARIGLKDFHTALVTSDDATGTVYETPEFLSKAISATITPTTNTATLYAEDSAAETATSLGPVNVVVNVRDLTTAQQARLLGHRITSDGVLASNKGDLAPELALGFRAEKSDGSYRYVWLLKGRFALSEDSYQTKEETPTFQTATINATFLPRESDGEWRFLADDNDEGFAGGAAWFESVYEETAPNP
- a CDS encoding phage major capsid protein, whose product is MTKKERELRAQLQEMKKAADKLIEDGKTEEARSKMDEMKGVRSQIELLVEARSFEMPSVKGENYVPELERKDPDPKDEKRSDEKYQEEYRRVFLIGLRGQKLSSDDRSILESTENRAMSGDTGEDGGLIVPQDISTQINELKRQWNPLEQYVRVENVATRSGSRVFEANSDLTPFEVLEEMGQTPEIQNPKFSSLNYAIKDYGGILPLPNSFKADTDQNIMAYIARWFAKKSVVTRNSLILALANTLAKKDLKDVNAIKTVLNVGLDPAIKINSIFITNQDGFNFLDSLMDGNGRPLLQPDPTSATNQLLFGKQVVVISNRFLQTTGTTTKKAPLIIGDLNETITLFDRQQQSIASTDVGAGAFETNSTKVRGIEREDVRIFDNEAAVFGQLTITTGTGA
- a CDS encoding HK97 family phage prohead protease, which codes for MGKEIRKITTQIELRAEDEDKDGVIEGYALKFERWSEELGFFVRFKEIIDKNALNEADMRDVLALFNHNDNYPLARNTVSGDGPGALQLDVDGIGLKFRFVPTATSYGNDLKESVRAGVIGKCSFAFEIDPEDPGAEEITYDEAEDMYKRRILKFKRIHDISLVTSPAYEDTEAVLSARSKQKMDELKTPQRSAELEKLKLQNELMDLTTV
- a CDS encoding DUF3168 domain-containing protein; the encoded protein is MINKKTEMSKALRANEVLFNLVDGRIFAASELHDYPSVTYFEVTNFDSQYSEDAPYASDITMQVDVWSEGSTTDIAVQVDKTMKQLGFFRSSASDLYEEDTRIYHKAMRYKIREAF
- a CDS encoding HK97-gp10 family putative phage morphogenesis protein yields the protein MSGMEMQGMEQLLARLQKLGGNVEKAENRALKAGGEVVAELARSKVNRSDKEQVHIADNIKVSGVKGVEAGDKHVDIGPGKETAWRAKFLEIGTSKMPAYPFMGPSSDEGQKPARTAMSAEIAKAVSKL